One genomic segment of Sebastes fasciatus isolate fSebFas1 chromosome 17, fSebFas1.pri, whole genome shotgun sequence includes these proteins:
- the psmg2 gene encoding proteasome assembly chaperone 2, which translates to MFISSQNSPTCFKDFTLLMPAVAVGNVGQLAVDLIVSTLNMSRVGYIHTDCLIPMTGNNPYATCKEDAEELHTPAEVYTAADLKIAVLQIRAPIIQTKSKKFRQLLVSWIKTSGFSRTVVLSSSQAYQRDDQQMQGTPLRYLVTPSLLKVSADALKELGWREMERVAAFPGLTDANAEPRLYIPGGGITKGLYTDSCAEDLPLAVLLLFCSEGDNVPDAFTLVNHLNDWLHLLDNPSQKPNKWNIPTSWSLLFGSGLPPALF; encoded by the exons CCAGCAGTGGCTGTTGGTAATGTGGGCCAGCTGGCTGTGGACCTCATCGTGTCCACTCTCAACATGAGCAGAGTGGGCTACATACACACAGACTGTCTCATCCCCATGACTGGAAACAACCCGTACGCCACCTGCAAAGAGGATGCTGAGGAGCTGCACACCCCTGCAGAAG TTTACACAGCAGCAGATCTGAAGATCGCAGTTCTTCAAATCAGGGCGCCAATTATTCAG aCAAAATCCAAAAAGTTCCGTCAGCTGCTCGTGTCTTGGATCAAAACCAGCGGCTTCTCCAGAACCGTAGTTCTGTCCAGCAGCCAAGCCTACCAGAGGGATGACCAACAGATGCAAGG CACTCCTTTGAGGTACCTGGTCACTCCGTCCCTGCTGAAGGTGAGCGCGGATGCGTTAAAGGAGCttggctggagggagatggaGCGAGTGGCGGCCTTCCCGGGGCTGACCGACGCCAACGCAGAGCCACGCCTCTACATCCCTGGAGGAGGAATAACCAAAGGACTCTACACAGACAG TTGTGCAGAGGACCTCCCTCtggctgtgctgctgctcttcTGTTCAGAAGGCGACAACGTCCCAGACGCCTTCACGCTTGTCAACCACCTCAACGACTGGCTTCATTTGCTGGACAATCCT AGCCAAAAGCCCAACAAATGGAACATCccaacttcctggagtcttctTTTTGGCAGTGGCTTGCCTCCAGCACTGTTCTGA
- the LOC141754843 gene encoding E3 ubiquitin-protein ligase RNF19A-like, which translates to MSSLHQQHHGSTGSERDLHSVASSVSLPSIRKTPKKRRLSLHSLFSRRRRPDRDPKRKSRTLQAGAGAGVDGIVSAESVQSETVTDKTSTHSVLALASTSSLSGSLSELLECPLCLLRHARDRFPDIMTCHHRSCADCLRQYLRIEISESRVNICCPECSERFNPHDIQMILGNRNLMEKYEEFMLRRWLVGEPDCRWCPAPDCGYAVIAFGCASCPKITCGREGCGTEFCYHCKQLWHPNQTCDTARQQRAQSLRLRTFRSSSLSYSQESGAAGDDIKPCPRCAAYIIKMNDGSCNHMTCAVCGCEFCWLCMKEISDLHYLSPSGCTFWGKKPWSRKKKILWQLGTLVGAPVGIALIAGIAIPAMIIGIPVYVGRKIHNRYEGKDISKHKRNLVIAGGVTLSVIVSPVVAAVTVGIGVPIMLAYVYGVVPISLCRSGGCGVSAGNGKGVRIEFDDENDNIGSGAAATDTTSVAETRLNNPSLGDGASVGGLTGLSVSGSHMERCGVSSTQRDNMSDNASTTALAGTSITGSLSGSCYNRMEVQADVQKERCSLSGESATVSLGTISDNASTKAMAGSILNAYMPLERDNSLDAQADVESKQEKLRHCSASSSLDEASCSSSTVGLKGASGGTCSCPSTCCCVQHDNHGCPSSPWSKEPSTSWGKKSRGKLWKRASSSSSGKGDTKINEMRGDMDAQLLEQRSTNSSEFDSPSLSGSLPSVADSHCSHFSSELSCSDLETSRPAQPPCSAPTDPHLHHPATATFNDVTITPMPEVENDRLEHHPPQSSYAAFAHRLQSSSPPASPKEGSSGTFLYISEESGGAVADAEPEKKSQETTKNTAAQPVSPSRNRCIQTEI; encoded by the exons ATGAGCAGCCTGCACCAGCAGCATCATGGCAGCACCGGCTCAGAGCGAGACCTTCACTCTGTTGCCTCCTCTGTCAGCCTCCCTTCAATTAGAAAGACCCCCAAAAAGCGCCGCCTTTCCCTCCACTCGCTCTTCAGTCGGCGGCGGCGGCCTGACCGCGACCCCAAGCGCAAGTCCAGGACTCTGcaagctggagctggagctggagtggaCGGCATCGTCAGCGCAGAAAGCGTCCAGTCAGAGACTGTCACCGATAAAACCTCTACCCACTCTGTGCTGGCTTTAGCATCGACTTCATCATTGTCCGGTTCTTTATCAGAGCTGCTGGAGTGCCCTCTGTGCCTACTGCGCCATGCACGCGACCGCTTCCCAGACATCATGACCTGTCACCACCGCTCATGTGCGGACTGCCTGCGGCAGTACCTGCGCATCGAGATCTCAGAGTCTCGCGTCAACATCTGCTGCCCCGAGTGCTCGGAGCGCTTCAATCCCCACGACATCCAGATGATCCTGGGGAACCGAAACCTCATGGAGAAGTACGAGGAGTTCATGCTGAGGAGGTGGCTGGTGGGGGAACCCGACTGCCGCTGGTGCCCAGCCCCCGACTGCGG ttatGCAGTCATTGCGTTTGGCTGTGCCAGCTGCCCAAAGATCACCTGTGGGCGTGAGGGCTGTGGGACGGAGTTCTGCTACCACTGCAAACAGCTGTGGCATCCCAACCAGACATGTGACACCGCACGGCAACAAAGGGCCCAAAGCCTCCGGTTGAGAACTTTCAGGTCCTCCTCCTTGAGCTACAGCCAAGAGAGCGGAGCCGCAG GCGATGACATCAAGCCGTGCCCTCGTTGTGCCGCCTACATCATCAAGATGAATGATGGGAGCTGTAATCACATGACCTGCGCTGTCTGCGGCTGCGAGTTTTGCTGGCTGTGCATGAAGGAGATCTCTGATCTGCACTATTTAAg TCCGTCAGGCTGCACCTTCTGGGGGAAGAAGCCCTGGAGCAGAAAGAAGAAGATCCTCTGGCAGCTCGGCACGCTGGTGGGCGCACCCGTGGGCATCGCCCTCATAGCCGGCATCGCCATCCCTGCGATGATCATTGGCATCCCAGTCTACGTGGGCAGAAAG ATCCATAATCGTTATGAGGGCAAAGACATCTCTAAACACAAGAGGAACTTGGTGATAGCTGGAGGTGTGACGCTGTCTGTGATCGTGTCGCCTGTGGTCGCAGCCGTCACTGTTG GCATCGGCGTCCCCATCATGCTGGCGTACGTCTACGGAGTTGTCCCGATCTCCCTGTGCCGGAGCGGTGGCTGTGGAGTGTCCGCTGGCAACGGCAAAGGGGTGCGAATCGAGTTTGACGACGAAAATGACAACATCGGTAGCGGGGCAGCAGCCACAG ACACAACCTCGGTGGCGGAGACTCGGCTCAACAATCCCAGCCTCGGAGATGGAGCGAGCGTCGGCGGCCTGACGGGCCTGAGCGTCAGCGGGAGCCACATGGAGCGCTGCGGCGTGAGCTCCACTCAGCGGGACAACATGAGCGACAACGCCAGCACCACGGCGCTCGCCGGGACCAGCATCACAGGCAGCCTCTCCGGCAGCTGCTACAACAG gatgGAAGTGCAGGCTGATGTCCAGAAGGAGCGCTGTAGTCTGAGCGGGGAGTCGGCCACCGTCAGTCTCGGGACAATCAGTGACAACGCGAGCACAAAAGCCATGGCAGGATCCATCCTCAATGCCTACATGCCTCTGGAAAG AGACAATAGTCTGGACGCACAGGCAGACGTCGAGTCCAAACAGGAGAAGTTGAGGCACTGCAGCGCCAGCAGCAGCTTGGATGAAGCCAGCTGTAGCAGCAGCACTGTCGGCCTTAAAGGTGCCAGCGGTGGTACGTGCTCATGTccctccacctgctgctgcgTGCAGCATGACAACCACGGCTGCCCGTCGTCCCCCTGGTCAAAGGAACCCTCCACCTCATGGGGCAAGAAGAGCCGAGGAAAGCTTTGGAAaagagccagcagcagcagcagcggcaaaGGGGACACGAAAATAAACGAGATGCGAGGAGACATGGATGCTCAGCTCCTGGAGCAGCGCAGCACCAACTCCTCCGAGTTCGATTCACCGTCTCTGAGCGGCAGCCTGCCCTCGGTGGCCGACTCGCACTGTAGCCACTTCTCATCGGAGCTCAGCTGCTCGGACCTTGAAACCTCAAGACCAGCTCAACCGCCCTGCTCCGCCCCAACGGACCCCCACCTTCATCATCCCGCCACCGCCACCTTCAACGACGTCACCATCACACCCATGCCCGAGGTGGAGAACGACCGCCTGGAGCATCATCCGCCTCAGAGTAGCTACGCAGCCTTCGCCCACCGCCTGCAATCGTCATCTCCACCTGCTTCACCCAAAGAGGGAAGTAGCGGGACGTTTCTGTACATCAGTGAGGAGAGTGGAGGCGCCGTCGCCGACGCAGAGCCAGAGAAGAAAAGTCAAGAGACCACCAAAAACACTGCCGCACAGCCTGTAAGCCCGTCAAGGAACCGCTGTATACAAACAGAAATCTAA
- the ptpn2b gene encoding tyrosine-protein phosphatase non-receptor type 2 has translation MDQEFEDIDSEGRWQKLYLEIRNQSHECSYKVAKYPENRNRNRYRDVSPFDHSRVKLESTENDYINASLVVMEEAQRSYILTQGPLRNTCGHFWLMIWEQKTKAIIMLNRVIEKGSEKCAQYWPTAEEREMAFRDTRFLVTLLSEDIKSYYTTRVLQLQNISTGEKREIYHFHYTTWPDFGVPESPASFLNFLFKVRESGALEVDHGPAVVHCSAGIGRSGTFSLVDTCVVLMDKRKDPSSVDIKSILLDMRKYRMGLIQTPDQLRFSFMAVLEGSKYIMGDSTVQNRWRELSREDQEQTSESPPSTQPQARCPTERYNGSQRGGQQQEEGGDYRQDGKVPAQSPCKEQEQDGSTTTHKRRREDSISKSGTAKTPQNKPRTNDSEKKRKRAKTSDC, from the exons ATGGACCAGGAGTTTGAAGACATAGATTCAGAGGGCCGGTGGCAGAAACTCTACCTA GAAATAAGGAATCAGTCCCACGAGTGCTCCTACAAAGTGGCAAAGTATCCAGAGAATCGCAACCGAAACAGATACAGAGATGTCAGTCCAT TTGATCACAGTCGGGTGAAGCTGGAGAGCACAGAAAATGATTACATCAATGCAAGTCTGGTAGTCATGGAGGAAGCCCAGAGAAGTTACATACTGACTCAG GGCCCCCTCAGGAACACCTGTGGCCACTTTTGGCTCATGATCTGGGAGCAGAAGACAAAGGCGATCATCATGCTCAACAGGGTCATTGAGAAAGGCTCA GAAAAGTGTGCCCAGTACTGGCCCACCGCTGAGGAGAGGGAGATGGCCTTCAGAGACACACGTTTCTTGGTCACGCTGCTGTCAGAAGACATCAAGTCTTACTACACCACCAGAGTGTTGCAGCTGCAGAATATCAGT ACaggggagaaaagagagatcTACCACTTTCATTACACCACGTGGCCTGATTTTGGCGTCCCGGAGTCCCCGGCATCCTTCCTAAACTTCCTCTTCAAAGTACGGGAGTCGGGAGCGTTGGAGGTGGATCACGGGCCGGCGGTTGTGCACTGCAGTGCTGGAATCGGACGCTCAGGGACGTTTTCATTAGTCGACACGTGTGTGGTCCTG ATGGACAAGAGGAAAGACCCCTCATCAGTGGACATCAAAAGCATCTTGTTGGACATGAGGAAGTACCGCATGGGCCTGATCCAGACCCCTGACCAGCTGCGCTTCTCCTTCATGGCTGTCCTCGAAGGATCCAAGTACATCATGGGAGACTCCACTGTACAG AACCGGTGGCGGGAGTTGTCCAGGGAAGATCAGGAGCAGACATCGGAGTCTCCCCCCTCGACTCAGCCTCAGGCCAGGTGCCCGACAGAGCGATACAACGGCAGCCAACGGGGAggtcagcagcaggaggagggaggagactACAGACAGGATGGCAAAGTACCAGCACAGTCTCCTTGCAAGGAACAGGAGCAGGACGGCAGCACCACGACACA caAACGACGCAGAGAAGACAGCATCTCCAAATCAGGCACAGCCAAGACACCCCAAAACAAGCCCAGGACGAACGactcagagaagaagagaaaaag GGCGAAAACCAGTGACTGCTAA